One stretch of Pedobacter riviphilus DNA includes these proteins:
- a CDS encoding DoxX family protein — protein MNMLKKIQNWGDHHHPKWLDYFRILLGLILIWKGIDFYINMQAFSNLMRGAFLGTAISISLLAHLIILMHIIGGMAIALGTYTRLFCLINLPILIGAVFFVNISGGIFKPYSEFWFSVSVLIGLVCFAIEGNGILSVDREKIYPGEAL, from the coding sequence ATGAACATGCTTAAGAAAATCCAAAACTGGGGCGATCACCATCACCCAAAATGGTTAGACTATTTTAGAATCTTATTAGGCCTCATTTTAATTTGGAAGGGCATTGATTTTTATATCAACATGCAGGCATTTAGCAACCTCATGCGGGGTGCCTTTTTAGGTACTGCCATCAGCATCAGTTTACTGGCACATTTAATTATCTTAATGCACATTATCGGCGGTATGGCCATTGCTTTGGGCACATATACCCGCTTGTTCTGCCTTATTAATTTACCGATACTGATTGGGGCGGTATTCTTTGTAAATATTTCTGGTGGTATTTTTAAACCCTATTCAGAATTTTGGTTTTCGGTCTCTGTACTCATCGGGCTCGTTTGTTTCGCAATCGAAGGAAATGGAATTTTATCGGTAGATCGCGAAAAAATTTACCCTGGAGAGGCCCTTTAG
- a CDS encoding ATP-binding protein yields the protein MQIKRSVQKKLSSWKTDPNRKPLVLQGARQVGKTWLLKHFGAAEFENVAYFNFEEQPDLKQFFENTKDIQRIVQNLSLVHGLPILPQKTLIIFDEIQECNEALNTLKYFYENAPEYVVASAGSLLGVAMSKGNSFPVGKVDFLQVNPISFSEFLSADDPQLFAYIESIDRLEPIPDIFFNPLVDKLKKFFICGGMPEAVVTLLEQHDVEKTQQVLQNIVNAYALDFSKYAESKDVPKINHLWASIPSQLARDNKKFLYQSVRTGARSREYEDALLWLSHAGLVHRVFKISKPGLPISAYDDLSAFKLYLIDVGLLRRLSLLDPIAVREGNRLFTEFKGALTENYILQHLIKNFEVQPRYWTSGNQAEVDFIIQMKNEIIPVEVKSDENVRSKSLSIYNGLYEPPVRIRYSLKNLKKDDGLVNIPLFLVDYTEKLLTLN from the coding sequence ATGCAAATCAAAAGAAGTGTACAGAAAAAATTATCATCCTGGAAAACAGATCCAAACCGTAAACCACTGGTACTTCAAGGGGCAAGGCAAGTTGGTAAAACATGGCTATTGAAACATTTTGGTGCCGCCGAATTTGAGAATGTTGCGTATTTTAATTTTGAGGAACAGCCTGATCTAAAGCAATTTTTTGAAAACACCAAGGACATACAGCGCATTGTACAAAATCTATCCCTAGTCCATGGTTTGCCAATACTACCGCAGAAAACACTAATTATATTTGACGAGATACAAGAATGCAATGAAGCACTGAATACTTTAAAGTATTTCTATGAGAACGCGCCTGAATATGTGGTGGCTAGTGCAGGTTCACTACTTGGGGTTGCGATGTCAAAAGGCAATTCATTTCCGGTCGGGAAAGTTGATTTTTTACAGGTCAACCCGATCAGTTTTTCTGAATTTCTGTCTGCTGATGATCCTCAGCTTTTTGCTTATATAGAGAGTATAGATAGACTGGAGCCTATACCTGACATTTTTTTTAACCCATTGGTGGATAAATTAAAGAAATTTTTTATTTGTGGGGGAATGCCCGAAGCGGTAGTTACACTATTGGAACAACATGATGTAGAAAAAACACAGCAGGTACTGCAAAATATTGTAAATGCATACGCACTTGATTTTTCGAAATATGCAGAAAGTAAGGATGTACCTAAAATTAATCATCTTTGGGCTTCAATACCTTCACAACTGGCAAGGGATAATAAAAAATTTCTTTACCAGAGTGTAAGAACAGGTGCACGTTCAAGAGAATATGAAGATGCCTTACTTTGGCTTTCGCATGCCGGTCTGGTGCATAGGGTTTTTAAAATAAGCAAGCCAGGATTACCTATTTCTGCCTATGATGATCTTTCGGCATTTAAACTTTACTTGATTGATGTCGGTTTGTTACGTAGACTTTCACTACTAGACCCTATAGCTGTTAGAGAAGGGAATCGTTTATTTACAGAATTTAAGGGCGCACTGACCGAAAACTATATCTTACAGCACTTAATCAAAAATTTTGAAGTGCAACCTCGATACTGGACTTCTGGAAACCAGGCTGAAGTTGACTTTATTATTCAGATGAAAAATGAAATTATCCCCGTTGAGGTGAAATCTGATGAGAATGTACGTAGTAAAAGTCTTTCGATATATAATGGCCTTTATGAACCGCCAGTGCGAATAAGATATTCGCTAAAGAATCTGAAGAAAGATGATGGGTTAGTTAATATCCCCTTGTTTTTGGTCGACTACACAGAGAAATTACTTACACTTAATTAG
- a CDS encoding response regulator transcription factor: MEEIVGTFTIKDTEDMERSVVLLVDDNEDILDFISDDLEEKYHVLQARNGIEALEILQREIVQLIISDVMMPEMDGFEFCAKVKSTLEFSHIPVILLTAKNSLQSKIEGLELGADAYVEKPFSPEFLQVQISSLIKNRNKIKEYFSSSPLLHLKSIAYSKADELFLEKLQDTINKNISDQALDVEHLAEKMNMSRPTLYRKIKSISNLSPNELINLTRLKKAAELLNEGALKIYEISEMVGYSSQSHFGRNFAKQFGMSPTDYVNSKNTDKKKP, translated from the coding sequence ATGGAAGAAATTGTAGGCACGTTTACCATAAAAGATACTGAGGATATGGAAAGATCTGTGGTGTTATTGGTTGATGATAATGAAGATATCCTTGATTTCATTTCAGATGATCTGGAAGAAAAATACCATGTTCTACAGGCCCGGAACGGCATAGAAGCCTTAGAAATATTACAGCGTGAAATTGTTCAGCTCATTATTAGCGATGTAATGATGCCCGAAATGGACGGTTTCGAATTTTGTGCGAAAGTTAAATCGACCCTGGAGTTTAGCCACATCCCCGTTATCCTGCTTACTGCAAAAAATTCGTTGCAATCTAAAATTGAGGGTTTAGAGCTGGGTGCCGATGCCTATGTAGAAAAACCCTTTTCGCCAGAATTTCTCCAGGTACAGATTTCCAGTCTGATTAAAAACAGGAACAAGATTAAGGAATATTTCTCCAGTTCGCCCCTCCTTCACCTTAAAAGTATTGCTTATTCAAAGGCAGACGAACTGTTTTTAGAAAAATTGCAGGATACCATTAATAAAAATATCAGCGATCAAGCCCTGGATGTAGAACACCTGGCAGAAAAGATGAATATGAGCCGGCCAACCTTATACCGGAAAATCAAATCTATTTCGAACCTGAGTCCGAATGAACTGATTAATTTAACGAGACTAAAAAAAGCTGCTGAACTTTTAAATGAAGGGGCATTAAAGATCTATGAAATCTCAGAAATGGTTGGTTATAGCTCTCAATCGCACTTTGGAAGAAACTTTGCCAAGCAGTTCGGCATGTCGCCAACCGACTATGTAAATAGTAAAAATACGGATAAAAAAAAGCCTTAA
- a CDS encoding ligand-binding sensor domain-containing protein, translated as MKKLFILLCLLFSVRQLWAQPYYFRHYQVENGLSNNTAFCSVQDGNGFMWFGTKDGLNRFDGYAFKTYRHDPDQAGSLGNDLIYALHHDQEQTLWVGTNSGVYQYNPAKESFAIIKETKGMRIIDLASDQRGNLWILSSFKIYLYQKRTKKMQAFTHNAPFDASLVTVLKDGSVWISTGKGTLEKYNPKANNFEQFNINGKNAKTEYGWVSRIAETENGNLLVGTTNQGVKLFNLVTLTSKNILRLNDDQTPIFVRDIKKTGPHEFWIATESGIYIYNDENEVIIHLKKQYNNDYSLSDNAVYTICLDREGGVWTGTYFGGVNYYSSHTSLFTKYFPQKGTNSISGSDVREITRDGKGNLWIGTEDAGLNKLDVKTGVFKHFLPDGKPGSIAYSNIHGLLVDGNKLWIGTFEHGLDVLDLKTEKVIKHYQAGVGNALRTNFIVTFCKTRSGEILVGTINGIYRYNRKKDDFDPVAGLPFIFYDSVMEDSKGNIWAGSFNDGLFQFNLSKPGYVNYRNIPTDAKSLSHNTVNSVFEDSKQHIWVTTDGGGLCSFNQKTHQFKRYGIKNGFPSNYLFRIEEDAANKFWISSTRGLIHFDPTTGLSKTYSKANGLLTDQFNYSSAYQDENGRTYFGSVKGLVSFNPANLKATSYQTPVFLTGFQVNSSEIGANGADSISDKSIVYADTIELNYNQSSFSIDFAALSYLSPEMTEYAYKMTGLYKNWEYLKTNRKVYFTKLAPGSYTFEVKALVEGSSTWSTKNVKLLIKIHPPFYLSPLAYLLYLIAAGGIVFFLVRRYHRKIALKNSRRMEVFEHEKQKEIYQAKIEFFTNVAHEIRTPLTLIIGPMEKLIKQADAVPAIEKNLRIMGRNTDRLLKLTNQLLDFRKTETSEFSLNFVKADISEILKDVFLQFQPAAEQQDITYNLHLPEKKLHAYIDVEAFYKMISNLVDNAIKYGKSTVQISLLLQQGDKFAVMVKNDGNRIPVEIKDKIFEPFFRGKETEIKAGTGIGLSISKSLAQLHSGELYLDFNDGDFNIFVLELPIHQLIEFNLNGKWKKL; from the coding sequence TTGAAAAAACTCTTCATCCTTTTATGCCTGTTGTTTTCGGTCCGCCAGCTTTGGGCGCAGCCTTATTATTTCAGGCATTATCAGGTAGAAAACGGACTTTCCAACAATACAGCATTTTGTAGTGTGCAGGATGGAAACGGCTTTATGTGGTTTGGCACAAAAGATGGCTTAAACCGCTTTGATGGTTATGCTTTTAAAACCTATCGCCACGACCCAGACCAGGCGGGCAGTTTAGGCAACGATTTAATTTATGCGCTCCACCACGATCAGGAACAAACACTTTGGGTAGGTACCAACAGCGGTGTATACCAATATAACCCTGCAAAAGAAAGCTTTGCCATTATTAAAGAAACCAAAGGGATGCGGATTATCGACCTGGCCAGCGATCAGCGCGGAAATTTATGGATCTTATCTTCATTCAAAATATATTTATATCAAAAGCGAACCAAGAAAATGCAGGCCTTTACCCATAATGCACCTTTCGATGCCTCGTTGGTAACGGTTTTAAAAGATGGTAGTGTATGGATCAGTACCGGAAAGGGAACACTGGAAAAATACAATCCCAAAGCAAATAATTTTGAGCAATTTAATATTAACGGCAAAAATGCCAAAACCGAATATGGCTGGGTATCGAGAATTGCAGAAACCGAAAACGGGAATTTACTGGTCGGCACTACCAATCAGGGCGTTAAACTCTTTAATCTGGTTACTTTAACATCAAAAAATATACTCCGGTTAAACGACGACCAAACGCCAATTTTTGTTCGGGATATCAAAAAAACAGGACCTCATGAATTTTGGATTGCCACCGAATCGGGCATTTACATCTATAATGATGAAAATGAGGTAATTATCCACCTCAAAAAACAATATAACAATGATTATTCTTTGAGCGACAATGCCGTTTATACCATCTGCCTTGACCGTGAAGGCGGGGTTTGGACAGGCACCTATTTCGGAGGTGTAAATTACTATTCCAGCCATACTTCGCTGTTTACCAAATACTTTCCGCAAAAAGGCACTAATTCGATTAGTGGAAGCGATGTAAGGGAAATTACCAGAGATGGTAAGGGAAATTTATGGATCGGTACGGAAGATGCGGGGCTGAACAAACTCGACGTAAAAACAGGTGTGTTTAAACATTTTTTACCCGACGGGAAGCCCGGAAGCATTGCCTATTCCAATATCCACGGTTTATTGGTTGATGGCAACAAACTCTGGATTGGCACTTTCGAACATGGATTGGACGTTTTAGACCTGAAAACAGAAAAGGTAATTAAACATTACCAGGCAGGTGTTGGAAATGCTTTACGCACCAACTTTATTGTTACTTTTTGTAAAACAAGATCGGGTGAAATTTTAGTAGGCACGATTAATGGGATTTACCGTTATAACCGCAAAAAAGATGATTTCGACCCGGTTGCGGGTCTGCCTTTTATTTTTTACGATTCGGTTATGGAAGATAGTAAGGGCAATATCTGGGCAGGGAGCTTTAACGATGGTTTATTTCAGTTTAACTTATCCAAACCAGGTTATGTGAACTACCGAAATATTCCGACAGATGCGAAAAGTTTAAGCCATAACACGGTAAATAGTGTTTTTGAAGATAGTAAACAGCACATTTGGGTAACCACAGATGGTGGTGGGCTTTGCAGCTTTAATCAGAAAACACATCAGTTTAAGCGTTACGGTATAAAAAATGGTTTCCCCAGCAATTACCTGTTCCGCATAGAAGAAGATGCGGCCAATAAATTCTGGATTAGCAGCACCAGGGGCCTTATCCATTTCGATCCCACTACAGGTTTAAGCAAAACCTATTCTAAAGCCAACGGATTACTTACCGATCAGTTTAATTACAGTTCTGCCTACCAGGATGAGAATGGCCGAACGTATTTTGGGAGCGTAAAAGGGCTGGTCAGCTTCAATCCGGCTAATTTAAAAGCAACATCTTACCAAACCCCTGTATTTTTAACCGGGTTTCAGGTCAATAGCTCAGAAATCGGTGCAAATGGGGCAGATTCTATTTCTGACAAATCTATCGTTTATGCCGATACCATCGAACTGAACTACAATCAATCTTCTTTTAGTATCGATTTTGCTGCCTTAAGTTATCTATCGCCCGAAATGACGGAGTATGCTTATAAAATGACCGGGCTTTATAAAAACTGGGAATATTTAAAAACCAACAGGAAGGTTTATTTTACCAAACTTGCTCCGGGCAGTTATACTTTTGAGGTAAAAGCTTTGGTTGAAGGAAGTAGTACCTGGAGCACCAAAAACGTTAAACTGCTGATCAAAATACATCCCCCTTTTTACCTCAGTCCGTTGGCTTATCTGCTTTATTTAATTGCTGCAGGCGGAATTGTTTTCTTTCTGGTACGGAGGTACCACCGAAAAATTGCGCTAAAAAACAGCAGGAGGATGGAAGTTTTTGAGCATGAAAAACAAAAAGAAATTTATCAGGCAAAAATCGAGTTTTTCACCAATGTTGCCCACGAAATCAGAACACCGCTCACCTTGATTATCGGACCGATGGAGAAACTGATTAAACAGGCCGATGCGGTACCGGCAATAGAAAAGAATTTACGGATTATGGGCCGAAACACCGATAGATTGCTCAAATTAACCAACCAATTATTGGATTTCAGAAAAACCGAAACCAGCGAATTTTCGTTAAACTTTGTAAAGGCCGATATTTCTGAAATATTAAAAGATGTATTTCTTCAGTTCCAACCTGCTGCAGAACAGCAAGACATTACCTATAACCTCCATTTACCTGAAAAAAAACTCCATGCTTATATTGACGTAGAGGCTTTTTACAAAATGATCAGCAATTTGGTAGACAATGCCATTAAATACGGAAAAAGCACCGTACAAATCAGCTTATTACTACAGCAGGGCGATAAGTTTGCCGTGATGGTAAAAAATGATGGGAACAGAATCCCTGTAGAAATTAAGGACAAGATATTTGAACCTTTTTTTAGGGGCAAAGAAACAGAAATAAAGGCAGGAACCGGAATAGGTTTATCGATTTCAAAATCGCTTGCGCAACTGCATAGCGGGGAGCTTTATTTAGATTTTAATGATGGTGATTTTAATATATTTGTATTAGAACTGCCTATCCATCAACTTATAGAATTTAACCTGAACGGAAAATGGAAGAAATTGTAG